A single region of the Manihot esculenta cultivar AM560-2 chromosome 12, M.esculenta_v8, whole genome shotgun sequence genome encodes:
- the LOC110627301 gene encoding G-type lectin S-receptor-like serine/threonine-protein kinase LECRK1, with the protein MDSLTSVHLFFSFSLLVGIAVAQQNQSHIISLGSKLSPTKPPNSWPSPSGHFEFGFYQQINGFAVGIWLVSQPENIVVWTANRDDSPVSANSTLELTKDGRLLIRNEQGPGRLIADVSDAIHAASMLDSGNFVLYGSNSSIIWQSFDFPTDTLLGGQNLYAHNRLVSSVSRSDHSSGRFFLRCQSDGNLVAYPVNSSGDSDDAYWNVLLSNNFAVQLSLDYEGRLYMKDGISNYTISKSVNSSAPAEKEVVIYRATIDADGIFRLYSHHFENSTASTMSTEWVAMEDQCDVKGFCNFNSYCSSSDSKGDCYCYPGFVWINQSEKFLGCTLNCTEDVCRKDLKIYYNITAMDKTWWGDFPLSVVPMTREDCTRSCQEDCNCGAVLYAGENCEKYKLPLRYGKRNRNISTVAFFKVIVGSSASHGDPEIVTEVKESLMVVLAISLGSITCVCFAFAVSSFFIYRNQVHCYRKISENGNLGLSEEFALRSFSYSELEKATNGFQEELGRGSYGAVYRGTLQGVGKNIAVKRLERVVEEGEREFRAEMTAIGRTHHRNLIQLLGFCVEGCRKLLAYEYMNNGSLADVLFKAEVRPVWRERFRIALDVARGILYLHEECEVQILHCNIKPQNILIDDSWTAKISDFGLAKLLPPSQASTDEGVSEIGGYLAPEWQRKTVISVKADIYSFGVVLLEIICCRSNIKIDVPPDEIILSGWVQSCFVAGELDKLVEDEDVDFVTLERMVKVGLWCTQDDPSLRPCMKDVVLMLEGTMEVPVLPVGEELD; encoded by the coding sequence ATGGATTCGTTAACATCTGTGCATTTGTTTTTCTCATTTTCACTTCTTGTTGGGATAGCAGTAGCCCAACAGAACCAATCCCATATCATAAGCTTGGGTTCTAAACTCTCTCCCACCAAACCCCCGAATTCATGGCCTTCACCGTCTGGTCATTTCGAATTTGGCTTCTACCAACAAATCAATGGATTTGCTGTTGGAATATGGTTGGTCAGTCAACCTGAAAATATTGTTGTCTGGACTGCAAATAGAGATGACTCGCCAGTTTCCGCAAATTCTACTCTGGAGTTAACAAAAGATGGAAGGCTGCTAATCAGAAATGAACAGGGTCCAGGAAGGCTCATTGCTGATGTATCAGACGCCATACATGCAGCTTCGATGCTCGATTCTGGTAATTTCGTGCTTTATGGAAGCAATTCTTCCATTATCTGGCAAAGCTTCGATTTCCCAACTGACACCTTATTAGGAGGTCAGAATTTGTATGCACACAATCGGTTGGTTTCCAGCGTGTCTCGATCTGATCATTCAAGTGGACGATTTTTTCTCAGATGCCAATCAGACGGTAACCTTGTTGCGTACCCAGTAAACAGTTCTGGGGATTCAGATGATGCATACTGGAACGTtcttttatctaataattttgcAGTACAGCTTAGTCTTGATTATGAAGGTCGGTTGTACATGAAGGATGGGATTTCCAATTACACGATAAGCAAATCAGTGAACAGCTCTGCTCCTGCGGAGAAAGAAGTTGTAATTTATCGAGCAACGATTGATGCTGATGGAATTTTTAGGTTGTATTCCCACCATTTTGAGAATAGCACTGCCTCAACTATGTCTACAGAGTGGGTAGCAATGGAAGATCAATGTGATGTCAAAGGTTTCTGCAACTTCAACAGCTACTGCTCAAGCTCAGATTCTAAAGGTGACTGCTATTGTTATCCTGGTTTTGTTTGGATAAACCAGAGCGAGAAATTCTTGGGGTGCACTCTGAACTGCACAGAAGATGTTTGTAGGAAAGATCTCAAAATTTATTACAATATTACTGCTATGGATAAGACATGGTGGGGTGACTTTCCTTTATCTGTTGTACCAATGACAAGAGAAGACTGCACCAGGTCCTGCCAAGAGGATTGCAATTGTGGGGCTGTTTTATATGCAGGTGAAAATTGCGAAAAATACAAGCTTCCGCTCAGATATGGAAAAAGAAACAGAAACATATCAACAGTAGCATTTTTCAAGGTAATCGTGGGGAGTTCTGCAAGTCATGGAGATCCAGAGATTGTAACAGAAGTCAAGGAAAGCCTAATGGTCGTTCTTGCCATAAGTTTAGGTTCTATTACTTGCGTTTGTTTTGCTTTTGCAGTCTCTAGTTTCTTCATTTATCGGAATCAAGTTCATTGTTACAGAAAGATATCAGAAAATGGAAACTTGGGATTATCAGAAGAGTTTGCTCTGCGTTCATTTTCCTACAGTGAGTTGGAGAAAGCAACAAATGGTTTTCAGGAAGAGTTAGGAAGGGGCAGTTATGGAGCAGTTTACAGAGGAACCCTACAAGGAGTGGGCAAAAACATTGCTGTAAAGAGACTAGAGCGAGTCGTTGAAGAAGGGGAGAGAGAATTTCGAGCTGAAATGACAGCCATCGGAAGAACTCATCATAGGAACTTGATTCAGTTGCTTGGTTTTTGCGTGGAGGGCTGCAGGAAACTTCTTGCATACGAGTATATGAACAATGGTTCACTTGCAGATGTTCTCTTCAAGGCAGAGGTTCGTCCTGTTTGGAGAGAAAGATTCAGGATTGCACTAGACGTGGCTAGAGGCATTCTCTATTTACACGAAGAGTGTGAGGTTCAAATCCTCCACTGCAATATAAAACCACAAAACATACTCATAGATGATTCTTGGACTGCAAAGATATCTGATTTTGGGTTAGCGAAGCTGTTACCACCTAGTCAAGCAAGCACAGACGAAGGGGTTAGTGAGATTGGAGGATATCTGGCACCTGAATGGCAGAGGAAGACAGTGATATCAGTAAAAGCAGACATCTACAGTTTTGGGGTTGTGCTTCTGGAGATCATCTGTTGCAGAAGCAACATAAAAATAGATGTGCCTCCAGATGAGATAATCCTTTCTGGTTGGGTACAGAGTTGCTTTGTAGCGGGGGAATTGGATAAGCTTGTGGAAGATGAAGATGTCGACTTTGTAACACTGGAAAGAATGGTAAAAGTGGGGCTGTGGTGTACTCAGGATGATCCCAGCTTGCGTCCTTGTATGAAGGATGTGGTCCTGATGTTGGAAGGGACAATGGAAGTGCCGGTTCTTCCGGTCGGAGAGGAATTAGACTAG
- the LOC110627670 gene encoding G-type lectin S-receptor-like serine/threonine-protein kinase SD2-2 has protein sequence MLPIFQKLKSYVLMASMFIILLFCYVFCAVEGAEQEIPGKINLGSSLFPTSQPTSWFSPSGRFAFGFYQQGSGFAVGIWLVGKSNRTVVWTANRNDPPVSASSTISLTEEGKLLYKIGQGGEKLIANNTEAASFASLQDSGNLVLYNAKSEIIWESFKYPTDTILGGQTLFSGAQLVSSSETSHTGRFHLKMQEDGNLVLYPLNTGDTPGDAYWRSSTLGHEFKFYLYLNSSGRLLIVNGTSSKIISTVYGNSLSANDDNSTIYRATLDIDGVLRLYSHRYDESGELKATTEWEALKSPCEVKSFCGFNSYCTYNDDQPVCLCLPGSDFIDPNHRNLGCTRNYTEAACKGGKQNPLHFNITTMENINWGDIPYVQQYMSIEECRNSCLEDCNCGAALFSENTCKKQRLPLRSIRYKRLVEHGEDGLTEELKLRLFSYDELKAATNGFREELGKGSFGAVYKGTLYKRKKLVAVKRLEKLVEEGEREFQAEMRAIGRTHHKNLVRLLGYCAVDSKRLLVYEYMSNGSLANLVFNSSGRPSWNQRIKIAIDVAKGIHYLHEECETPIIHCDIKPQNILMDEFWTAKIADFGLAKLLMPDQTRTFTVVRGTRGYLAPEWHKNTPISVKADIYSYGIVLLEIVCCRKNMELNTLKPEEIVLSTWVYNCFVAGELEKLVIGEEADKKILEKMVMVAMWCIQDEPALRPSMKSVVLMLEGITDVSVPPCPTAPSMEFNSLL, from the exons ATGTTGCCCatttttcaaaaactcaaatccTATGTTCTTATGGCTTCCATGTTTATCATTCTTCTATTCTGCTATGTATTTTGTGCTGTGGAAGGAGCCGAACAGGAAATTCCTGGCAAGATAAATCTGGGTTCTTCACTCTTTCCTACTTCTCAGCCAACATCATGGTTCTCTCCTTCTGGTCGATTTGCATTTGGATTCTATCAGCAAGGCTCTGGTTTTGCTGTTGGAATATGGCTGGTTGGGAAAAGCAACAGAACAGTTGTGTGGACTGCAAATCGCAATGATCCGCCTGTATCAGCAAGTTCAACAATCTCCTTGACAGAAGAGGGTAAGCTTCTTTACAAAATCGGCCAAGGAGGGGAGAAACTTATTGCAAATAATACAGAAGCTGCTTCTTTTGCTTCTCTACAAGATTCTGGCAATTTGGTCCTCTACAACGCGAAATCTGAGATCATTTGGGAGAGTTTTAAGTATCCTACAGATACCATTTTAGGAGGTCAGACTCTCTTTTCTGGGGCTCAACTGGTAAGTTCATCAGAAACCAGCCACACCGGACGGTTTCACCTCAAGATGCAGGAAGATGGGAACCTTGTTTTATACCCACTGAATACTGGGGACACACCAGGTGATGCTTACTGGCGCTCCAGCACTTTAGGGCATGAGTTCAAGTTTTATCTTTATCTAAATAGCTCCGGCCGCCTGCTAATTGTCAATGGTACCAGTTCAAAAATCATCAGCACAGTATATGGTAACTCATTATCGGCAAACGACGATAACAGCACAATTTACCGTGCAACTCTAGACATTGATGGTGTTTTACGCCTGTATTCTCATAGATACGACGAGAGTGGTGAACTCAAAGCAACAACCGAGTGGGAAGCACTTAAAAGTCCTTGTGAAGTGAAAAGCTTTTGTGGGTTCAATAGTTATTGCACATATAATGACGACCAGCCAGTGTGTCTTTGTCTTCCTGGTTCTGATTTCATCGACCCCAATCACAGGAATCTTGGATGCACTAGAAATTATACAGAAGCAGCGTGTAAAGGTGGGAAACAAAATCCACTCCATTTTAACATCACCACCATGGAAAATATCAACTGGGGAGACATTCCTTATGTTCAACAATACATGTCTATAGAAGAATGCAGAAATTCTTGTTTGGAAGACTGCAACTGCGGGGCAGCACTTTTCTCTGAAAACACTTGCAAGAAACAACGACTTCCACTGAG ATCCATAAGATACAAAAGGCTAGTGGAACATGGGGAGGATGGCTTGACTGAGGAGCTTAAACTGCGATTGTTTTCATACGACGAGCTTAAAGCAGCAACAAATGGTTTCAGAGAAGAGCTGGGAAAAGGTTCATTTGGAGCAGTGTACAAAGGGACTTTATACAAACGGAAAAAGCTTGTAGCAGTGAAGAGGCTAGAGAAGTTAGTGGAAGAAGGTGAAAGGGAGTTCCAGGCAGAGATGCGAGCAATAGGAAGAACTCATCACAAGAACTTAGTTCGATTGTTGGGATACTGCGCTGTGGATTCAAAAAGACTTCTTGTTTATGAATATATGAGCAATGGCTCCCTTGCCAATCTAGTGTTCAACTCTTCAGGGAGGCCGAGTTGGAATCAGAGAATAAAAATTGCAATTGATGTTGCAAAAGGGATCCATTATCTACATGAAGAGTGTGAGACTCCCATCATTCATTGCGACATAAAACCACAGAACATATTGATGGATGAATTCTGGACTGCTAAGATTGCTGATTTTGGGTTGGCAAAATTGCTGATGCCAGATCAAACAAGAACCTTCACAGTTGTGAGAGGAACAAGGGGGTATTTAGCACCAGAATGGCATAAGAATACACCAATTTCAGTTAAGGCAGACATCTACAGTTATGGAATTGTGCTTTTGGAAATTGTTTGCTGCAGAAAGAATATGGAGCTTAACACATTGAAACCAGAAGAGATTGTTTTGTCCACATGGGTTTACAATTGTTTTGTTGCAGGAGAGTTGGAGAAGCTTGTAATTGGGGAAGAAGCTGACAAGAAGATCTTGGAGAAAATGGTGATGGTGGCAATGTGGTGTATTCAGGATGAACCAGCTCTTCGTCCTTCAATGAAGAGTGTGGTTTTGATGTTAGAAGGGATCACTGATGTATCAGTTCCTCCATGTCCAACTGCTCCCTCCATGGAATTCAACTCTTTGCTCTAA